A window from Azoarcus sp. DD4 encodes these proteins:
- a CDS encoding Bcr/CflA family efflux MFS transporter, whose protein sequence is MTAFAAPAPSMAPPPRLLLLLVIVLTGLGDLSTQIYVPVLPTIASRFGVDKEAVQHTLTAFVLAFGLGQLVWGPLSDRFGRRRVLMSGLALYLAGCAACFLAGSTWSLTAARFAQGAGAAAAIVLARAITRDAWGAKAGPVMMLGTLVIGVCVMVSPLLGSMLATLPTGWQTAFIFLFALATVVLAYVWLGFEETHHARDPQAVHVPRLLSNYRELMGDRQYASFALALAFTYGALFAFISSAPLYVVGKLGHTPGEYGMFFFLIVTGLCVGVLAARPLSQRWGFARTLRIGLGLSLASAVFALTLALTDATTLASLLLPQLGLTLGAGLVIPSAVAGAVMPQAHRSGLAAGLLGFLQMLGGALFGYLAVRFYAGTPVAMLGIQVGALALAFGTALAVGSRPAQAGLRAVS, encoded by the coding sequence ATGACTGCCTTTGCCGCACCGGCGCCGTCGATGGCGCCTCCACCTCGCCTGCTCCTGCTGCTGGTGATCGTGCTGACGGGCTTGGGCGACCTGTCCACCCAGATCTACGTGCCAGTGCTCCCCACGATCGCCAGCCGATTCGGCGTCGACAAGGAAGCGGTCCAGCACACCCTGACCGCTTTCGTCCTCGCCTTCGGGCTGGGGCAACTGGTCTGGGGCCCGTTGTCGGACCGCTTCGGCCGCCGCCGTGTGCTGATGAGCGGACTTGCGCTCTATCTCGCCGGGTGCGCAGCCTGCTTCCTGGCCGGTTCGACCTGGTCGCTGACGGCGGCACGTTTCGCCCAGGGCGCCGGCGCTGCCGCCGCGATCGTGCTGGCCCGCGCCATCACCCGTGATGCCTGGGGGGCGAAAGCCGGCCCGGTAATGATGCTGGGCACCCTGGTGATCGGCGTGTGCGTGATGGTTTCGCCGCTGCTGGGCAGCATGCTGGCGACCCTGCCGACGGGTTGGCAGACCGCCTTCATCTTCCTGTTCGCGCTGGCGACGGTCGTACTCGCTTACGTATGGCTGGGCTTCGAGGAGACGCACCACGCACGCGACCCGCAGGCCGTCCATGTCCCGAGGCTGTTGTCGAACTACCGCGAACTGATGGGCGACCGCCAGTACGCCAGCTTTGCGCTCGCCCTGGCCTTCACCTACGGCGCGCTGTTCGCCTTCATTTCCAGTGCGCCGCTGTACGTGGTGGGCAAGCTCGGCCATACGCCGGGCGAATACGGGATGTTCTTCTTCCTGATCGTGACGGGGCTGTGTGTCGGGGTGTTGGCCGCTCGCCCACTGTCGCAGCGCTGGGGTTTTGCGCGCACCCTGCGGATCGGGCTCGGGCTCAGCCTTGCGTCCGCGGTGTTCGCCTTGACGCTCGCCCTGACAGACGCGACGACGCTGGCGAGCCTGCTGCTGCCGCAACTGGGCTTGACCCTGGGGGCAGGCCTGGTGATCCCGAGCGCGGTCGCCGGCGCGGTGATGCCGCAGGCCCATCGTTCCGGCCTCGCGGCCGGCCTGCTTGGCTTTCTGCAGATGCTCGGTGGCGCGCTGTTCGGCTATCTTGCGGTCCGCTTCTATGCGGGCACGCCGGTTGCGATGCTGGGCATCCAGGTTGGCGCGCTCGCGCTGGCCTTCGGAACCGCGCTGGCGGTGGGTAGCCGCCCAGCGCAGGCCGGGCTGCGCGCAGTCTCCTGA
- a CDS encoding LysR substrate-binding domain-containing protein has product MDIRQIRYFIAVAEEANIGRAATRLHMSQPPLTRQIQQLEEELDTQLFVRTPRGMELTQAGALFLTEARNIRALIEQATERTQRAGQGKLGRLDVAIFGSAILDRIPKLILNFRNEYPDVNVVLHTMTKAEQISALRQNRITVGFNRMLGPLPDLCSEVIATESLLLAVNLNDPLAALAALRFDVLAQRPVILFPSGARPNFVDKVLSLCEARGFVPEIAQEVGDAVTGVALVASGFGVCVVPESATTLNFPGVVYIPFEDAPEDACVDLSCIYRADDQSPILSTFLRSIRNTPLNAEER; this is encoded by the coding sequence ATGGATATCCGCCAGATCCGCTACTTCATCGCCGTCGCCGAGGAGGCCAACATCGGCCGTGCCGCCACCCGGCTGCACATGTCGCAGCCGCCGCTGACCCGGCAGATCCAGCAACTGGAGGAGGAACTCGATACCCAGCTCTTCGTGCGCACGCCGCGCGGCATGGAGCTGACCCAGGCGGGCGCGCTGTTCCTGACCGAGGCGCGCAACATCCGCGCGCTCATCGAGCAGGCCACCGAGCGCACCCAGCGCGCCGGCCAGGGCAAGCTCGGGCGCCTGGACGTGGCGATCTTCGGCTCGGCCATCCTCGACCGCATTCCCAAGCTGATCCTGAACTTCCGCAACGAATACCCGGACGTGAACGTGGTTCTGCACACCATGACCAAGGCCGAGCAGATCTCCGCGCTGCGGCAGAACCGCATCACGGTGGGCTTCAACCGCATGCTCGGGCCACTGCCCGACCTGTGCAGCGAGGTGATCGCCACCGAGTCGCTGCTGCTGGCGGTGAACCTGAACGACCCGCTGGCGGCGCTGGCAGCGCTGCGCTTCGACGTGCTCGCCCAGCGCCCGGTGATCCTGTTCCCGTCCGGCGCGCGGCCCAACTTCGTCGACAAGGTGCTCAGCCTGTGCGAAGCGCGTGGCTTCGTGCCGGAAATCGCCCAGGAGGTCGGGGATGCCGTCACCGGCGTGGCGCTGGTGGCCAGCGGCTTCGGCGTCTGCGTGGTCCCTGAGTCGGCCACCACGCTGAACTTTCCAGGCGTGGTCTACATCCCCTTCGAGGATGCGCCCGAGGATGCTTGCGTGGATCTCAGCTGCATCTATCGAGCGGACGACCAGTCGCCCATCCTGAGCACCTTCCTCAGGTCGATACGGAACACGCCTTTGAATGCCGAGGAGCGGTGA
- a CDS encoding DUF1302 domain-containing protein has protein sequence MAFESRQAVRPGLVRCSRLVQALAVAFGGLLPAVAAAATIDTGNPDVVLRWDNTVKYSAAWRLRGADGDVADNSIGPQANTNDGDLNFGRGLISNRLDLLTELDFRYKRDYGFRLSGAGWYDSVYHRSNDNPGALGGALVNSRSADYDEFTRSTRKLHGQYAEVLDAFAYANLSPGDMNVNVKAGRFTQLYGESLFFGSNGIAAAQTSLDLIKALSVPNSQFKEILRPIGQISGQVQINPNVTLGAYYQFEWRKTRLPAAGSYFSFADFVDNGGESLILGPGAVAYRGKDIEARDSGQGGVQLRLKLDDTEFGLYAARYHDKMPQFYVRPGVNAHGGSIGDYVQVFGENIRMVGASFSTLLGDTNVAGELSFRDNMPLVASGNTVILPGNITANGDGRAAYPVGKTLHLNLSALAVLAASPLWDGASFIGEFAFNRRLSISKNADQLDPRATRDASALQFIFQPEYFQVMPGLDLQVPIGVSYGISGRSSVNGALFPSEHGGNISIGVKGDYQKTWQASVNYTHYIGSAGSVIRYNTAVPELSYQNFHGDRDFISLSVQRTF, from the coding sequence ATGGCGTTTGAATCAAGGCAGGCCGTCCGTCCGGGCTTGGTCCGTTGCAGCAGGCTGGTCCAGGCCCTGGCCGTCGCGTTCGGCGGGCTGTTGCCGGCGGTCGCCGCTGCCGCGACCATCGACACCGGCAATCCGGACGTGGTGCTGCGCTGGGACAACACGGTGAAGTACAGCGCCGCATGGCGGCTACGCGGGGCGGATGGCGACGTCGCCGACAACTCCATCGGCCCGCAGGCCAACACCAATGACGGCGATCTCAACTTCGGACGCGGGCTGATCTCCAACCGGCTCGACCTGCTGACCGAACTCGACTTCCGCTACAAGCGCGACTATGGCTTTCGCCTGAGCGGCGCCGGCTGGTACGACAGCGTCTATCACCGCAGCAACGACAATCCGGGCGCCCTCGGTGGCGCGCTGGTCAATTCGCGCTCGGCCGACTACGACGAATTCACCCGTTCCACCCGCAAGCTGCACGGCCAGTACGCCGAGGTGCTGGACGCCTTCGCCTACGCCAACCTCAGCCCGGGCGACATGAACGTCAACGTCAAGGCCGGGCGCTTTACCCAGCTTTACGGCGAGAGCCTGTTCTTCGGTTCCAACGGCATTGCCGCGGCGCAGACCTCGCTCGACCTGATCAAGGCGCTGTCGGTGCCCAACTCGCAGTTCAAGGAGATCCTGCGGCCGATCGGGCAGATCTCCGGCCAGGTGCAGATCAACCCGAACGTCACCCTTGGCGCCTACTACCAGTTCGAGTGGCGCAAGACGCGCCTGCCGGCGGCGGGCAGCTATTTCAGCTTTGCCGATTTCGTGGATAACGGCGGTGAGTCGCTGATCCTCGGGCCGGGCGCTGTCGCCTACCGCGGCAAGGACATCGAGGCGCGGGATTCGGGGCAGGGCGGGGTGCAGCTGCGGCTGAAGCTCGACGACACCGAGTTCGGCCTTTACGCCGCGCGTTATCACGACAAGATGCCGCAGTTCTACGTGCGCCCCGGCGTGAATGCGCATGGCGGCAGCATCGGCGACTACGTGCAGGTCTTCGGTGAGAACATCCGCATGGTGGGCGCCAGCTTCAGCACCCTGCTGGGCGACACCAACGTGGCCGGCGAACTCTCCTTCCGCGACAACATGCCGCTGGTGGCGAGCGGCAACACCGTGATCCTGCCGGGCAACATCACCGCCAACGGCGACGGCCGCGCCGCCTACCCGGTGGGCAAGACCCTGCACCTCAACCTGTCGGCGCTCGCCGTACTGGCGGCCAGCCCGCTGTGGGACGGCGCCTCCTTCATCGGCGAATTCGCCTTCAACCGCCGGCTGTCGATCAGCAAGAACGCCGACCAACTCGATCCGCGCGCCACCCGCGACGCCAGCGCGCTGCAGTTCATCTTCCAGCCGGAGTACTTCCAGGTCATGCCGGGGCTGGACCTGCAGGTGCCGATCGGCGTGAGCTACGGCATCTCCGGGCGCAGCTCGGTCAACGGCGCGCTGTTCCCCTCGGAGCACGGCGGCAACATCTCGATCGGGGTGAAGGGCGACTACCAGAAGACCTGGCAGGCCAGCGTGAACTACACGCACTACATCGGCTCCGCCGGTTCGGTGATCCGCTACAACACCGCGGTGCCCGAGCTTTCCTACCAGAACTTCCACGGCGACCGCGACTTCATCTCGCTCTCCGTGCAGCGCACGTTCTGA
- a CDS encoding DUF1329 domain-containing protein: protein MLRMKMLCIAIGGLLAIAPQAQAAVTEAEAAALKTTLTPLGGERAGNKDGSIPAWTGGQTKPVAGNKLGDIPTQFLASEKPLLQITAKNAAQYADKLSEGTRLLLAKYPDSFRVDVYPTQRTAAAPQHVYDNAFKNATRCSLKDEKRSLEGCFGGTPFPIPRDGAEVIWNYLMRVEAESIEYRFKNIVGNADGSHTLATRNDISFQYPFYYKDGTPERWSGEYAMFRFNTLEPPFKAGESLVIRDTIDPANPRQAWQYLVGQRRVRRAPTVAYDTPDFVASGANYFDEVQGFFGAMDRYDWKIVGKKELYVPYNANGLIGAKLDDAVAKHHLNPDHVRWELHRVWEVEATVAAGKRHAVPKRRFYFDEDSWLLLLMDGYDAEGKLWRTTQVTPFVVPSVPATLVKTATVFNLQAGTMSVIQALNGEDFRVVPRKSENFFTGDAVAAEAVR, encoded by the coding sequence ATGTTGCGCATGAAGATGCTGTGCATCGCCATCGGCGGACTGCTCGCAATCGCACCGCAGGCCCAGGCCGCGGTGACCGAGGCCGAGGCCGCCGCCCTCAAGACCACGCTGACGCCGCTGGGCGGCGAGCGCGCCGGCAACAAGGACGGCAGCATTCCCGCCTGGACCGGCGGCCAGACCAAGCCGGTGGCCGGCAACAAGCTCGGCGACATCCCGACGCAGTTCCTCGCCAGCGAGAAACCGCTGCTGCAGATCACCGCCAAGAACGCCGCCCAGTACGCCGACAAGCTCAGCGAGGGCACCCGGCTGCTGCTCGCCAAGTACCCGGACAGCTTCCGCGTCGACGTCTACCCGACCCAGCGCACCGCCGCCGCGCCCCAGCACGTCTATGACAACGCCTTCAAGAACGCCACGCGCTGTTCGCTGAAGGACGAGAAGCGCTCGCTGGAAGGCTGCTTCGGCGGCACGCCGTTTCCGATTCCCAGGGACGGCGCGGAGGTCATCTGGAACTACCTGATGCGGGTCGAGGCGGAATCCATCGAGTACCGCTTCAAGAACATCGTCGGCAACGCCGACGGCAGCCACACCCTGGCGACGCGCAACGACATCTCCTTCCAGTACCCGTTCTATTACAAGGACGGCACGCCGGAACGCTGGTCGGGCGAGTACGCGATGTTCCGCTTCAACACACTGGAACCGCCGTTCAAGGCCGGCGAGTCGCTCGTCATCCGCGACACCATCGACCCCGCCAACCCCCGCCAGGCGTGGCAGTACCTGGTCGGCCAGCGCCGCGTGCGGCGCGCGCCCACGGTGGCCTACGACACGCCCGACTTCGTCGCCTCCGGCGCCAACTACTTCGACGAGGTGCAGGGCTTTTTCGGTGCGATGGACCGCTACGACTGGAAGATCGTCGGCAAGAAGGAGCTGTACGTGCCGTACAACGCCAACGGCCTGATCGGCGCGAAGCTCGACGACGCCGTCGCCAAACACCACCTCAATCCCGACCACGTGCGCTGGGAGCTGCACCGGGTGTGGGAGGTGGAAGCGACCGTCGCCGCCGGCAAGCGCCACGCCGTGCCCAAGCGCCGCTTCTACTTCGACGAGGACAGCTGGCTGCTGCTGCTGATGGACGGCTACGACGCCGAGGGCAAGCTGTGGCGCACCACCCAGGTGACGCCCTTCGTAGTGCCGAGCGTGCCCGCCACGCTGGTCAAGACCGCCACCGTGTTCAACCTGCAGGCCGGCACCATGAGCGTGATCCAGGCGCTCAACGGCGAGGACTTCCGCGTCGTGCCGCGCAAGAGCGAGAACTTCTTCACCGGGGATGCGGTCGCGGCCGAGGCCGTGCGCTGA
- a CDS encoding YCF48-related protein — protein sequence MNTRISTRRRVGAALLALGLGLPPLHAATPEAPPAARFDLLERPAASSPRANTALLLAITRAGDRLVAVGERGTVLLSDDNGARWRQADAVPVSVALTNVHFADAQHGWAVGHGGVVLHSADGGKTWARQLDGRQAAQRVLEAAQAAATGDAAGARRLADAQRLVDDGPDKPLLDVHFVDAQRGFVVGAYGLALATEDGGRSWHSIMDRIGDPRGRHLYAIARQGARLLVVGEQGAMFASEDGGASFAPLASPYNGTFFGALLAGDGAVVFGLRGNLFHQPAPGATWSKVNTGRGESVIAGTRLADGALVLVDEAGRLLRSSDGGARFEEQPASAGPRFTALAEGADKTLVMASVRGPLRLAPIDSSTEGK from the coding sequence ATGAACACCAGAATCTCTACCCGGCGGCGGGTCGGGGCGGCCTTGCTCGCCCTCGGCCTGGGCCTGCCGCCGCTGCATGCGGCCACTCCGGAAGCGCCTCCCGCCGCGCGCTTCGATCTGCTCGAACGGCCGGCGGCCAGCTCGCCGCGCGCCAACACCGCGCTGCTGCTGGCAATCACCCGCGCCGGCGACCGCCTGGTGGCGGTGGGCGAGCGCGGCACGGTGCTGCTGTCCGACGACAACGGCGCGCGCTGGCGGCAGGCCGACGCGGTGCCGGTGAGCGTGGCGCTGACCAATGTGCACTTCGCCGATGCGCAGCACGGCTGGGCGGTGGGGCATGGCGGAGTGGTGCTGCATAGCGCCGACGGCGGCAAAACCTGGGCGCGCCAGCTCGACGGCCGCCAGGCGGCGCAGCGCGTGCTGGAAGCCGCGCAGGCCGCCGCCACGGGCGATGCCGCCGGCGCGCGCCGGCTGGCGGATGCGCAGCGTCTCGTCGACGACGGCCCCGACAAGCCGCTGCTCGACGTGCATTTCGTCGATGCGCAGCGCGGCTTCGTCGTCGGCGCCTACGGCCTGGCGCTGGCGACCGAGGACGGCGGCCGCAGCTGGCACTCGATCATGGACCGCATCGGCGACCCGCGCGGCCGCCATCTTTACGCCATCGCCCGCCAGGGTGCGCGCCTGCTGGTGGTGGGCGAGCAGGGCGCGATGTTCGCGTCGGAAGACGGCGGCGCCAGCTTCGCGCCGCTCGCCTCGCCCTACAACGGCACCTTCTTCGGCGCGCTGCTCGCCGGCGACGGCGCGGTGGTGTTCGGCCTGCGCGGCAACCTCTTCCACCAGCCCGCGCCCGGCGCCACGTGGAGCAAGGTGAACACCGGCCGCGGCGAGTCGGTGATCGCCGGCACGCGGCTCGCCGACGGCGCGCTGGTGCTGGTGGACGAGGCCGGCCGCCTGCTGCGCAGCAGCGACGGCGGCGCCCGCTTCGAAGAACAGCCGGCCAGCGCCGGGCCGCGCTTCACCGCGCTCGCCGAAGGCGCCGACAAGACCCTGGTGATGGCCAGCGTGCGCGGCCCGCTGCGCCTCGCCCCGATTGATTCCAGTACGGAAGGCAAGTGA